One genomic segment of Ictalurus punctatus breed USDA103 chromosome 4, Coco_2.0, whole genome shotgun sequence includes these proteins:
- the rpl4 gene encoding 60S ribosomal protein L4 (The RefSeq protein has 4 substitutions, 1 frameshift compared to this genomic sequence) — MACARPLISVYSDKGETSGKNVVLPAVFTAPIRPDVVNFVHTNMRKNKRHAYAVSEQAGHQTSAESWGTGRAVARIPRVRGGGTHRSGQGAFGNMCRGGRMFAPTKTWRRWHRRINVTQKRYAICSALAGSALPALVMAKGHRIEEIPEVPLVVDDKVEGYKKTKEAVLLLKKLKAWNDIKKVYASQRMRAGKGKMRNGRRIQRKGPCIIYNEDNGVTKAFRNIPGVTMQRVTKLNLLKLAPGGHIGRFCIWTEAAFRKLDDLYGTWRKPSSLKVDYNLPMHKMTNTDLGRILQSEEIQKAVRAPNKTIQRRVLKKNPLKNLRIMMKLNPYAKTARRHAILKHKPEIKAKMLKPKVKRVGRLRRSRLQQLLLQQSKVVCILKLCR; from the exons ATG GCTTGTGCCCGACCGTTGATCTCGGTCTACTCCGACAAGGGGGAGACTTCAGGCAAGAATGTGGTGTTGCCAGCTGTGTTCACTGCTCCCATCCGCCCTGATGTGGTGAACTTCGTGCACACCAACATGCGCAAGAACAAGCGCCAGCCCTATGCTGTCAGTGAACAGGCTg GTCATCAGACCAGTGCTGAGTCCTGGGGCACAGGCAGAGCTGTGGCTCGTATCCCCAGAGTGCGTGGTGGTGGTACCCACCGCTCCGGTCAGGGAGCCTTTGGAAAC ATGTGTCGTGGTGGACGTATGTTTGCCCCCACAAAGACCTGGCGCCGTTGGCACCGCAGGATCAACGTCACCCAGAAGCGCTATGCTATCTGCTCTGCCCTAGCTGGTTCTGCCCTTCCTGCTCTTGTCATGGCCAAAG GTCACCGCATTGAGGAGATTCCTGAGGTGCCACTGGTTGTTGATGACAAAGTTGAGGGATACAAGAAGACCAAGGAGGCTGTGCTTCTGCTGAAGAAGCTCAAGGCTTGGAATGACAtcaagaag GTTTACGCTTCTCAGCGCATGCGTGCTGGCAAGGGTAAAATGAGAAACCGCAGACGTATCCAGCGCAAAGGGCCGTGCATCATCTATAATGAAGACAACGGTGTCACGAAAGCTTTCAGAAACATCCCAG GTGTTACAATGCAGCGAGTGACTAAACTGAACCTCCTGAAACTTGCCCCTGGTGGTCACATTGGTCGTTTCTGCATCTGGACTGAAGCCGCCTTCCGCAAGCTCGATGACCTCTATGGCACCTGGCGTAAACCTTCCTCCCTCAAGGTGGACTACAA cttgcCCATGCACAAAATGACCAACACAGATTTGGGAAGAATCCTGCAGAGTGAGGAAATCCAGAAAGCACTTCGTGCCCCCAA CAAAACTATTCAGCGCAGAGTTCTCAAGAAGAACCCACTGAAGAATCTCAGAATAATGATGAAGCTCAATCCTTACGCCAAGACAGCACGCCGTCATGCCATCCTGAAGCACAAGCCTGAG ATTAAGGCTAAAATGCTGAAGCCCAAGGTAAAGAGGGT AGGAAGGTTAAGAAGGTCAAGACTTCAGCAACTGCTCCTGCAACagagtaaagttgtgtgtataCTGAAACTCTGCAGATAG
- the zwilch gene encoding protein zwilch homolog isoform X1: protein MRAKIVSEANRFVQFLKLCQDDNKDSWVYQEYMKISKCNDEPLLSMIEGNQPAFICEKMPPPVYESENTESTDEISLSEETPVKPQELNIGPLPLSVSRAREILSWYAMSQNPNMSQVDAQVLHPLWVRCDMQDPANTSWLGAETVYTGNKATAIKLYTISCKGSSLDEASFITMAQLKQEHQNRHHSSVVLTKGWAKYNLFCSVMEESLVIDSESSITANFRWNNVEKMLEMPPLSSTVTLHIKVTAGDIRSPMYQTYRELEFLLTLAEGLRMEEVEWLEPLETQSAVDLTRALIEDLKNVANTVPGQNLTGSENQTGKNDSVVGLGCMLMERGNLDFTEQLWEKMRRSVTSYQDITDSLKLVIKAVRFGQIKPWVHRDSSSSLSKLMVQSYQQQVDTVPLTGLTPAIMLLELGLDKMRKDYINYLVGNELTTLNHLSYYLSSEVNIQEQVIRLRKLHHLLEVLGTCSSFLNLPHERLFFFTQSCLQYYKTAPYNEEHVFQMQIKPALISHFYQTEQPSSWGVEVSSGKGSGEVKTSWHLSDKPLVDHFSSDSDVPLEVSVNGESEKTAYFRTMVCCSLANFS from the exons ATGAGAGCGAAGATTGTTTCGGAAGCTAATAGATTCGTTCAGTTTTTGAA GTTGTGTCAAGATGACAACAAAGATTCCTGGGTTTATCAG gagtatatgaaaatatcaaaatgtaaCGATGAACCTCTTCTCAGCATGATTGAAGGAAACCAACCTGCCTTCATCTGTGAGAAAATG CCTCCACCAGTTTATGAGTCTGAGAATACAGAGAGCACAGATGAAATCAGCCTCAGTGAAGAAACACCTGTTAAACCACAAGAGCTCAACATTGGTCCACTTCCACTCAGCGTCAGTAGAGCAAG GGAGATATTGTCCTGGTATGCCATGTCTCAGAATCCGAACATGTCCCAGGTGGACGCTCAGGTTCTGCATCCTCTCTGGGTCCGTTGTGACATGCAGGACCCTGCTAACACGTCCTGGCTGGGTGCAGAGACAGTCTACACTGGCAACAAGGCCACAGCGATTAAACTGTACACAATCAGCTGTAAAG GGTCATCATTGGACGAGGCCTCATTTATTACAATGGCTCAGCTGAAACAAGAACACCAGAACCGACACCATTCCTCAGTG GTGCTGACAAAAGGCTGGGCCAAATACAATCTTTTTTGCTCGGTGATGGAAGAGAGTTTGGTTATTGATTCTGAGAGCAGCATAACAGCTAACTTTAGATGGAACAATGTAGAGAAGATGTTGGAGATGCCGCCCCTGTCATCTACGGTTACGCTG CATATCAAGGTGACAGCTGGAGACATTAGGAGCCCTATGTATCAGACCTACAGAGAGCTGGAATTCCTTCTG ACTCTGGCTGAAGGCTTGAGGATGGAGGAGGTAGAGTGGTTGGAGCCGCTGGAGACACAGTCTGCTGTGGATCTAACCCGAGCACTTATTGAAG ATCTTAAGAATGTTGCAAATACAGTCCCAGGCCAGAATTTAACAGGATCAGAG AACCAGACGGGCAAAAATGACTCTGTGGTGGGATTAGGCTGTATGCTAATGGAGAGAGGAAACCTGGATTTCACTGAGCAGCTCTGGGAGAAGATGAGAAGAA GTGTGACTTCATATCAGGACATAACAGACTCTTTGAAATTGGTCATCAAAGCTGTGCGGTTTGGGCAGATTAAACCTTGG GTCCATAGAGACAGCAGTAGCTCTCTGAGTAAGCTGATGGTGCAGTCCTACCAGCAGCAGGTGGACACTGTGCCTCTCACCGGCCTCACTCCTGCCATTATGCTGCTGGAGCTGGGTTTGGACAAGATGAGGAAAGACTATATCAACTACCTTGTTG GGAATGAGCTGACGACTCTCAACCACCTG AGTTACTACCTCAGCAGTGAGGTGAATATACAAGAGCAGGTGATCAGATTGAGGAAACTGCACCACCTGCTGGAGGTCCTGGGCACCTGCAGCAGCTTTCTCAACCTGCCTCATGAGcgcctcttcttcttcactca GTCATGTTTGCAGTACTACAAAACAGCACCTTATAACGAAGAGCATGTGTTTCAGATGCAAATCAAACCTGCTCTGATCAGCCACTTCTATCAGAC AGAGCAGCCCTCTTCATGGGGAGTGGAGGTATCTAGTGGGAAGGGGTCAGGAGAGGTGAAGACTTCCTGGCATCTCAGTGATAAACCTCTAGTGGATCACTTCAGCTCAGACTCGG ATGTGCCCCTGGAGGTCTCAGTgaatggagagagtgagaagacTGCATACTTCAGAACGATGGTGTGCTGCAGCCTGGCCAACTTCAGTTAG
- the zwilch gene encoding protein zwilch homolog isoform X2 codes for MRAKIVSEANRFVQFLKLCQDDNKDSWVYQEYMKISKCNDEPLLSMIEGNQPAFICEKMPPPVYESENTESTDEISLSEETPVKPQELNIGPLPLSVSRAREILSWYAMSQNPNMSQVDAQVLHPLWVRCDMQDPANTSWLGAETVYTGNKATAIKLYTISCKGSSLDEASFITMAQLKQEHQNRHHSSVHIKVTAGDIRSPMYQTYRELEFLLTLAEGLRMEEVEWLEPLETQSAVDLTRALIEDLKNVANTVPGQNLTGSENQTGKNDSVVGLGCMLMERGNLDFTEQLWEKMRRSVTSYQDITDSLKLVIKAVRFGQIKPWVHRDSSSSLSKLMVQSYQQQVDTVPLTGLTPAIMLLELGLDKMRKDYINYLVGNELTTLNHLSYYLSSEVNIQEQVIRLRKLHHLLEVLGTCSSFLNLPHERLFFFTQSCLQYYKTAPYNEEHVFQMQIKPALISHFYQTEQPSSWGVEVSSGKGSGEVKTSWHLSDKPLVDHFSSDSDVPLEVSVNGESEKTAYFRTMVCCSLANFS; via the exons ATGAGAGCGAAGATTGTTTCGGAAGCTAATAGATTCGTTCAGTTTTTGAA GTTGTGTCAAGATGACAACAAAGATTCCTGGGTTTATCAG gagtatatgaaaatatcaaaatgtaaCGATGAACCTCTTCTCAGCATGATTGAAGGAAACCAACCTGCCTTCATCTGTGAGAAAATG CCTCCACCAGTTTATGAGTCTGAGAATACAGAGAGCACAGATGAAATCAGCCTCAGTGAAGAAACACCTGTTAAACCACAAGAGCTCAACATTGGTCCACTTCCACTCAGCGTCAGTAGAGCAAG GGAGATATTGTCCTGGTATGCCATGTCTCAGAATCCGAACATGTCCCAGGTGGACGCTCAGGTTCTGCATCCTCTCTGGGTCCGTTGTGACATGCAGGACCCTGCTAACACGTCCTGGCTGGGTGCAGAGACAGTCTACACTGGCAACAAGGCCACAGCGATTAAACTGTACACAATCAGCTGTAAAG GGTCATCATTGGACGAGGCCTCATTTATTACAATGGCTCAGCTGAAACAAGAACACCAGAACCGACACCATTCCTCAGTG CATATCAAGGTGACAGCTGGAGACATTAGGAGCCCTATGTATCAGACCTACAGAGAGCTGGAATTCCTTCTG ACTCTGGCTGAAGGCTTGAGGATGGAGGAGGTAGAGTGGTTGGAGCCGCTGGAGACACAGTCTGCTGTGGATCTAACCCGAGCACTTATTGAAG ATCTTAAGAATGTTGCAAATACAGTCCCAGGCCAGAATTTAACAGGATCAGAG AACCAGACGGGCAAAAATGACTCTGTGGTGGGATTAGGCTGTATGCTAATGGAGAGAGGAAACCTGGATTTCACTGAGCAGCTCTGGGAGAAGATGAGAAGAA GTGTGACTTCATATCAGGACATAACAGACTCTTTGAAATTGGTCATCAAAGCTGTGCGGTTTGGGCAGATTAAACCTTGG GTCCATAGAGACAGCAGTAGCTCTCTGAGTAAGCTGATGGTGCAGTCCTACCAGCAGCAGGTGGACACTGTGCCTCTCACCGGCCTCACTCCTGCCATTATGCTGCTGGAGCTGGGTTTGGACAAGATGAGGAAAGACTATATCAACTACCTTGTTG GGAATGAGCTGACGACTCTCAACCACCTG AGTTACTACCTCAGCAGTGAGGTGAATATACAAGAGCAGGTGATCAGATTGAGGAAACTGCACCACCTGCTGGAGGTCCTGGGCACCTGCAGCAGCTTTCTCAACCTGCCTCATGAGcgcctcttcttcttcactca GTCATGTTTGCAGTACTACAAAACAGCACCTTATAACGAAGAGCATGTGTTTCAGATGCAAATCAAACCTGCTCTGATCAGCCACTTCTATCAGAC AGAGCAGCCCTCTTCATGGGGAGTGGAGGTATCTAGTGGGAAGGGGTCAGGAGAGGTGAAGACTTCCTGGCATCTCAGTGATAAACCTCTAGTGGATCACTTCAGCTCAGACTCGG ATGTGCCCCTGGAGGTCTCAGTgaatggagagagtgagaagacTGCATACTTCAGAACGATGGTGTGCTGCAGCCTGGCCAACTTCAGTTAG
- the lctlb gene encoding lactase-like b, with the protein MLSRYHVLVLVLCLSAAEDFDWTKNDHGSFYYGTFPAGFSWGAGSSAYQTEGAWDKDGKGLSIWDVFCHNKGKIFFNGTGDSSCEGYYKVKDDVSLIKELKLKHYLFSISWPRVIPTGIRSEYVNEKGLKYYNTLIDQLLENKITPIVTLYHWDLPQVLQEKFGGWQNISMVNYFNDFASLCFERFGNRVKHWITFNNPWSVAVEGYETGEHAPGLKLKGTGAYKAAHHIIKAHAKVWHTYDSQWRHNQNGLVGISLSGDWGEPVDITNPKDIEAAERYVQFYMGWFATPVFHGDYPQAMKDFIGRKSSQQGLGTSRLPTFSSQEKGYIKGTCDFLGVGHFTTRYITQKTSPPDRGGSFYTDRDLAELVDPRWPDPGSEWLYSVPWGFRRLLNFIKTQYGNPVIYITENGVSEKMMCTDLCDDWRIQYYRDYINEMLKAIRDGVNVKGYTAWSLLDKFEWDDGYSDRFGLYYVDFKNKNKTRYPKASVHYYKRIISSNGFPNLREVENWKRKAAEMCSSSNRLLAADPLTSHMEMVTEIVVPTVCTLCILITALFLMFLLRRRT; encoded by the exons ATGCTGTCACGCTACCATGTGCTTGTGTTGGTGCTGTGTCTGTCTGCGGCTGAGGACTTCGACTGGACAAAGAACGACCACGGCTCCTTCTATTATGGCACTTTTCCAGCTG GATTTTCGTGGGGTGCCGGCAGTTCAGCCTACCAGACAGAAGGAGCTTGGGACAAGGATGGCAAAGGACTGAGTATTTGGGATGTGTTCTGTCATAATAAGGGAAAAATCTTCTTTAACGGTACAGGAGACTCCTCATGTGAAGGCTACTACAAAGTTAAg GATGATGTATCCCTGATAAAAGAACTCAAACTGAAGCACTATCTTTTCTCCATCTCCTGGCCTCGAGTCATTCCCACCGGGATCAGGT CTGAATATGTGAATGAGAAAGGACTCAAGTACTACAATACCCTCATTGACCAACTGCTGGAAAATAAAATCACTCCTATTGTGACCCTGTATCACTGGGACCTTCCACAG GTTTTGCAGGAGAAATTTGGAGGCTGGCAGAACATCAGCATGGTCAATTACTTTAACGACTTTGCCAGTCTTTGCTTTGAAAGATTCGGAAACCGTGTGAAACACTGGATCACTTTTAATAACCCATGG TCAGTGGCAGTAGAGGGCTATGAAACAGGAGAACATGCTCCAGGCCTGAAGCTCAAAGGCACAGGGGCCTACAAGGCAGCTCACCACATCATCAAG GCACACGCTAAGGTTTGGCATACCTATGACAGTCAATGGCGACACAATCAAAATG GTTTGGTGGGGATTTCACTGTCTGGAGACTGGGGAGAGCCAGTGGACATTACCAACCCGAAGGACATAGAGGCAGCTGAGAGATATGTCCAGTTCTACATGGGCTGGTTTGCTACACCCGTCTTCCATGGAGACTACCCTCAGGCCATGAAGGACTTCATAG GTAGGAAGAGTTCTCAGCAGGGGTTGGGAACATCTCGACTTCCCACCTTCTCCTCTCAGGAGAAGGGTTACATTAAAGGCACGTGTGACTTCCTGGGAGTAGGGCATTTCACCACACGCTATATCACCCAGAAGACAAGCCCTCCAGACCGTGGTGGCTCCTTCTATACAGATCGAGACCTGGCTGAGCTGGTGGATCCACGCTGGCCTGATCCTGGCTCAGAATGGCTCTACTCTGTGCCTTGGGGCTTCCGGCGTCTGCTCAACTTCATAAAG ACTCAGTATGGGAACCCTGTAATCTACATCACTGAAAATGGAGTCTCTGAGAAAATGATGTGCACGGACTTGTGTGATGACTGGAGGATCCAGTATTATAGGGATTACATCAATGAAATGCTGAAAG CCATCAGAGATGGAGTGAATGTGAAGGGCTACACTGCGTGGTCTCTGCTGGATAAGTTCGAGTGGGATGATGGCTACTCAGACAGATTTGGACTGTATTATGTAGACTTTAAGAATAAGAACAAAACCCGTTACCCCAAGGCCTCCGTTCACTACTATAAACGCATCATCAGCTCCAACGGATTCCCTAATCTTAGAGAG GTTGAGAACTGGAAGAGGAAGGCTGCAGAGATGTGTTCATCTAGCAATCGGCTCTTGGCTGCAG ATCCCTTGACCAGCCACATGGAGATGGTAACAGAGATAGTCGTGCCCACTGTGTGCACCCTCTGCATTCTCATCACTGCGCTTTTTCTTATGTTTCTCCTTCGCAGACGCACCTAG